The window GCACGCGCACACCGTCGGGCGCCGCGGCCGACACCGAAGCCCCTGACTCCGGTCGTGAGTCGGGAACGGCCACGGCTGATCGAGGAGCGGCTACGGCTGGTCGAGAGGCGGCGCGAGTCCGGTGACGGGCTGCACCCGACCGAAGCGCTCCGGCCGGGCGACCCACGGCAGCCGACAGGAGTGCGGCAACAGACCGAGGTACGGCAGACGGTCGACGAACCGGAACGCCCTCATCGACTCCTCGGCTGGCTGCGTCGCAGAAACCACTGAGCTACTGAGCCGAGCTGTCGGCGTCAGCCCTCGAGCTTGCGGAACAGTCCCTCCTGGACGACGGAGACGAGCAGACGTCCCTCCAGGTCGTAGATCCGGCCCCGGGCCAGCCCTCGGCCTCCCGTCGCGATCGGCGACTCCTGGTCGTACAGGAACCACTCGTCGGCACGGAACGGCCGATGGAACCACATCGCGTGGTCCAGGGACGCCATGTCGAAACCGCGCTGGCCCCAGAGGGGTTCCACCGGGATGCGGACGGCGTCCAGGAGCGTCATGTCGCTCGCGTAGGTGAGCGCGCACGTGTGGACCAGCGGGTCGTCGCCGAGGGGGCCGACGGCACGCATCCACACGGCGCTGCGCGGTTCGGCGTGCTCGATCTCCTCGGGGGTCCAGCGCAGCCGGTCCGCGTAGCGGATGTCGAAGGGCTGGCGCCTGGCCATGCGCTCCAACGTCTCGGGGAGCGCGCCCAGATGCTCCTTGATCTCCTGAGTGACGGTCGGGAGCGACTCGGGATCGGGGACCTCACGGG is drawn from Streptomyces liliifuscus and contains these coding sequences:
- a CDS encoding acyl-CoA thioesterase, which encodes MTNPAERLVDLLDLEQIEVNIFRGRSPQESLQRVFGGQVAGQALVAAGRTTDGGRPVHSLHAYFLRPGRPGVPIVYQVERVRDGRSFTTRRVTAVQQGRTIFNLTASFHKPEEGSFEHQLPPAREVPDPESLPTVTQEIKEHLGALPETLERMARRQPFDIRYADRLRWTPEEIEHAEPRSAVWMRAVGPLGDDPLVHTCALTYASDMTLLDAVRIPVEPLWGQRGFDMASLDHAMWFHRPFRADEWFLYDQESPIATGGRGLARGRIYDLEGRLLVSVVQEGLFRKLEG